In Leucobacter insecticola, one DNA window encodes the following:
- a CDS encoding peptidoglycan-binding domain-containing protein: MDKLFSEPGDGPEHDAPEHDGPEHDETAEDAPPAKRPLTGPRLVGLVAGVAVVSLLLGVAVMQFIVSPAELAARTTPPKPGPVTAPAEERVIENTVVSRGEIGYADAVDVTIDTAGSGERPVVTGHVPEVGTVLNAGNIALEIAGRPAIVLPGDLPAYRTLSVGMRGPDVTQLKVALTSMGYAAGDTSSDVFDWDTANALGTMYEQIGYPAQAATSDAAQQVRGAEREARAARVALAQAEAALAQAQAAGNANVAGEQATLSGARDALSDAQESLAKAQEAALPTLPASEAVFLASLPRRVDSVSAKRGDVLSGSPMSVSGATLAITGTVSKQDAELLKEGEPGYFAGPNGEELAATLQKIEAPGAAKSDDKGNAPGGAKPDQGAGGRYTVTFALGELTSEQIDALRGTNVRLRIPVASTDGEVIAVPIAALSAGSGGEDRIELLIDPRDGPNAETEFVKVTAGLAADGFVEVSSEDPRVKPGARVVIGR, from the coding sequence GTGGATAAGCTCTTCAGCGAGCCAGGGGACGGACCCGAGCACGACGCCCCCGAGCACGACGGCCCCGAACACGACGAGACCGCAGAAGACGCTCCGCCCGCCAAGCGCCCCCTCACCGGCCCACGCTTGGTGGGTCTTGTCGCGGGCGTTGCGGTGGTGTCGCTGCTGCTTGGAGTCGCGGTGATGCAGTTCATCGTCTCCCCTGCCGAACTTGCCGCTCGCACCACGCCGCCAAAGCCGGGTCCGGTAACGGCCCCGGCCGAGGAGCGGGTGATTGAGAACACGGTTGTCTCACGCGGTGAAATTGGCTACGCAGACGCAGTGGACGTGACGATCGATACCGCAGGCTCCGGCGAGCGCCCCGTCGTCACCGGGCACGTGCCCGAGGTCGGAACGGTTTTGAATGCGGGCAACATCGCGCTGGAAATCGCAGGTCGCCCGGCGATCGTGCTGCCCGGGGATCTTCCCGCGTATCGCACACTGAGCGTCGGCATGCGCGGCCCCGATGTGACCCAGTTGAAGGTCGCGCTGACCTCTATGGGCTACGCGGCGGGCGACACCAGCAGCGACGTGTTTGACTGGGACACCGCGAACGCACTCGGCACCATGTACGAACAGATTGGATACCCGGCACAAGCTGCCACGAGCGATGCGGCGCAGCAGGTACGCGGCGCGGAGCGGGAAGCGCGCGCCGCACGGGTCGCACTCGCTCAGGCCGAGGCAGCACTCGCGCAGGCCCAAGCGGCGGGCAACGCCAACGTCGCCGGCGAGCAGGCGACGCTCAGCGGAGCCAGGGATGCACTCTCTGACGCGCAAGAATCCCTCGCGAAAGCACAGGAAGCGGCGCTGCCGACACTGCCCGCGAGTGAAGCGGTGTTCCTTGCATCACTGCCGCGGCGGGTTGATAGCGTAAGTGCGAAGCGCGGCGATGTGCTTTCTGGCTCTCCGATGAGCGTGTCTGGGGCGACCCTGGCGATTACCGGTACAGTCTCCAAGCAGGATGCGGAACTCCTAAAGGAGGGAGAACCCGGGTACTTCGCTGGCCCGAACGGCGAAGAACTCGCGGCAACCCTGCAGAAGATTGAGGCTCCGGGAGCCGCAAAATCAGACGACAAGGGTAATGCCCCGGGCGGAGCGAAACCAGACCAGGGCGCAGGCGGCCGGTATACCGTCACCTTCGCACTCGGGGAGCTCACCTCTGAGCAGATCGATGCGCTACGCGGGACCAATGTGCGGCTGCGGATCCCCGTGGCTTCCACCGACGGCGAAGTGATCGCGGTACCCATTGCTGCACTCTCGGCCGGATCCGGGGGCGAGGATCGCATTGAACTACTCATCGACCCGCGCGACGGCCCGAACGCGGAGACCGAGTTTGTCAAGGTCACTGCGGGTCTCGCGGCTGACGGCTTCGTCGAGGTCTCCTCAGAGGACCCCCGGGTGAAGCCGGGCGCGCGGGTCGTGATCGGGCGGTGA
- a CDS encoding type IV toxin-antitoxin system AbiEi family antitoxin domain-containing protein, whose translation MQPGSFEEIRDLVFTRNELLRTGVSEREITRLVREGSILRLARGLYATAQGLEKLNPEGRHLAHVFAINRTMRAEGPFASNSAAVLHSLPLYRFTSARPQVLVTHRESAANTRYVARRVAPCKDAELSIVGGVGCTNLERTVLDLARFEAPERSLACADAAIQLKFPADRGDDLASAVQVWKQGLLEQLARMHRGRGVKRAAEVIRLADGSADSPLESVARLRFTNAGYDVATQVKVAFPSGEKYYVDFELLGLNILCEVDGKVKYTNAALRRGISAEEIVYEEKRRADRIEGRTKKRLVRLGAAELRTQSSFAVWLRDFGIPLPRR comes from the coding sequence GTGCAGCCTGGAAGTTTTGAGGAGATCAGAGACCTCGTTTTCACGCGGAACGAACTGCTTCGAACAGGTGTTTCGGAGCGCGAGATCACCCGCCTGGTTCGAGAGGGATCGATCCTGCGACTCGCACGCGGGCTGTACGCGACTGCACAAGGGCTCGAAAAGCTCAACCCGGAGGGTCGTCACCTGGCTCATGTATTCGCGATCAACCGGACGATGCGGGCCGAGGGTCCATTCGCTTCCAACTCGGCCGCAGTGCTTCACAGCTTGCCGCTGTACCGCTTCACCTCAGCACGGCCACAAGTGCTCGTTACGCACAGAGAGAGCGCCGCAAATACAAGGTACGTTGCGCGCAGGGTCGCCCCTTGCAAGGACGCAGAACTGAGCATCGTAGGCGGGGTGGGCTGCACGAACCTCGAACGTACCGTGCTCGACTTGGCACGTTTCGAGGCGCCCGAGCGTTCTCTGGCCTGTGCGGACGCAGCGATTCAGTTGAAGTTTCCTGCTGACCGAGGCGATGACCTGGCATCTGCCGTGCAAGTTTGGAAGCAAGGCCTGCTGGAGCAACTGGCGCGCATGCACCGCGGCCGTGGCGTCAAGCGGGCGGCGGAGGTGATCCGACTTGCAGATGGAAGTGCTGATTCGCCGCTCGAGAGTGTTGCCAGGCTGCGATTCACGAACGCCGGATACGACGTGGCAACCCAGGTCAAAGTGGCTTTTCCTTCGGGAGAAAAATACTACGTCGACTTTGAGCTACTCGGCCTGAACATCTTGTGCGAAGTAGATGGAAAAGTGAAGTATACGAACGCCGCGCTTCGACGTGGCATAAGTGCTGAGGAAATCGTCTACGAGGAGAAACGGCGGGCCGACAGGATCGAAGGCCGCACCAAGAAACGCCTCGTCCGATTGGGTGCGGCGGAATTGCGCACCCAATCGAGCTTCGCCGTGTGGCTACGCGACTTTGGGATCCCCCTGCCTCGGAGGTAG
- the metX gene encoding homoserine O-acetyltransferase MetX: MDWQTPEDSFPTDFITDAQLRALMGRPPISGGWRDGDPVGERRFVSIGELTTESGDTIPNARIAYESFGELNADRSNAILVFHALTGDSHLVGTAGPGHQTDGWWTEIVGVGKPLDTSRYCIIAPNVLGGCQGSTGPGSLDPTGHEWGGRFPYLTIRDQVAATARFADALGIDRFHTVIGGSMGGMHALEWAISQPDRLERLAVIAAPPVTTADQIGLNLVQLEAIRSDPYYRGGNYYDAPDGIGPHHGLATARRLALLNYRSNTELDERFGRAWQSAVSPLGKGGRFAVESYLDFHGNKFTRRFDANSYVTLVQAMNSHDVGRGRGGVSAALAHLELPTLVLGIPSDRLFTLEGQDEIARNTPGSLDGDRATRIDSPFGHDAFLIEFELVGAQLSRLLAL, translated from the coding sequence ATGGACTGGCAGACTCCCGAGGACTCGTTCCCCACCGATTTCATTACTGACGCGCAACTGCGTGCGCTCATGGGGCGTCCGCCAATCTCTGGTGGGTGGCGAGACGGCGATCCGGTGGGTGAACGTCGTTTCGTCTCTATCGGCGAACTCACTACGGAGTCGGGAGACACGATCCCGAACGCGCGGATCGCGTACGAGTCTTTCGGTGAGCTGAACGCTGATCGCAGCAACGCGATCCTCGTCTTCCACGCACTCACGGGCGATAGTCACCTCGTGGGCACCGCTGGTCCCGGGCATCAGACCGATGGCTGGTGGACGGAGATCGTCGGCGTCGGTAAACCTCTCGACACGAGTCGGTACTGCATCATCGCGCCGAATGTGCTGGGCGGCTGCCAGGGATCGACCGGGCCGGGGTCTCTCGACCCGACGGGCCACGAGTGGGGCGGCCGTTTTCCGTATCTCACGATTCGGGATCAGGTCGCGGCGACGGCACGTTTCGCCGACGCGCTCGGCATCGATCGTTTCCACACCGTGATCGGTGGCTCGATGGGCGGCATGCATGCTCTGGAGTGGGCGATCAGTCAACCGGATCGGCTTGAACGGCTCGCGGTCATCGCGGCTCCCCCGGTCACAACCGCCGACCAGATCGGCCTAAACCTCGTGCAGCTTGAGGCGATCCGATCCGATCCTTACTATCGCGGCGGCAACTACTACGACGCCCCTGACGGCATCGGCCCGCACCACGGCCTCGCCACTGCGAGACGCCTCGCCCTGCTGAACTATCGCAGCAATACGGAGCTCGACGAGCGATTCGGGCGCGCCTGGCAGTCCGCGGTCAGCCCGCTCGGCAAGGGCGGCCGCTTCGCCGTCGAGTCCTACCTTGACTTCCACGGCAATAAGTTCACGCGACGTTTCGATGCCAATAGCTACGTCACGCTCGTGCAGGCGATGAATTCTCACGACGTAGGTCGCGGGCGCGGCGGTGTGAGCGCAGCACTTGCGCACCTTGAGCTTCCAACGCTCGTGCTCGGTATTCCCAGCGACCGCCTCTTCACGCTCGAGGGGCAAGATGAGATCGCGCGCAACACTCCCGGCAGTCTCGATGGTGATCGTGCGACGCGGATCGACTCCCCCTTTGGCCACGACGCGTTTCTGATTGAGTTTGAACTCGTCGGTGCACAGTTGAGCAGGTTGCTCGCGCTGTAG
- a CDS encoding bifunctional o-acetylhomoserine/o-acetylserine sulfhydrylase: MTDQNTWGFETKQIHSGQEADPTTGSRALPIHQTSSFVFDDATQAANRFALTEFGPIYTRITNPTQAVAEERVSALEGGTGALLLSSGQAASTIAVLNIAQAGDHIVSSSSIYGGTYNLFKYTLAKLGVEVTFVEDQDDPAAWQRAVRPNTKLFFAESIANPRSNVLDIRAVADVAHENGLPFFVDNTVASPFLVRPLEHGADIVIHSATKFLGGHGTTLGGVIVDGGKFEWSKNAEKFPGLTDPDPSYNGVSYTGAVGDSLAFIIKARVQLLRDIGAAIAPFSAWLLLQGIETLSLRMERHVQNAQEIAEWLDAHEDVATVYYSGLPTSPWYAAANTYAPKGVGAVLSFELKGGVDAGRAVVENVELFSHVANIGDVRSLIIHPASTTHSQLSPEQQLSAGVTPGLIRLSVGLEHINDIKADLEKGFAAARAVVAEAASA; the protein is encoded by the coding sequence ATGACTGACCAGAACACCTGGGGATTTGAAACCAAGCAGATCCACTCCGGCCAAGAAGCCGATCCGACCACGGGTTCGCGTGCGCTCCCGATCCACCAGACCTCGTCGTTCGTGTTCGATGATGCGACGCAGGCCGCAAATCGTTTCGCCCTGACCGAGTTTGGCCCGATCTACACACGCATCACAAACCCAACCCAGGCTGTCGCCGAAGAACGAGTCTCCGCTCTCGAGGGTGGCACTGGCGCGCTGTTGCTCTCAAGCGGCCAGGCGGCCTCCACCATCGCCGTGCTCAACATCGCACAGGCAGGCGACCACATTGTGTCATCGAGTTCGATCTACGGTGGCACCTACAATCTCTTCAAGTACACCCTCGCAAAGCTGGGTGTCGAGGTCACGTTTGTCGAGGATCAGGATGATCCGGCAGCCTGGCAGCGGGCGGTGCGCCCCAACACCAAGCTGTTTTTTGCCGAGAGCATCGCGAACCCCCGCTCAAATGTTCTCGATATTCGGGCCGTCGCGGATGTCGCACATGAAAACGGTCTGCCGTTCTTCGTCGACAACACGGTCGCGAGCCCTTTCCTCGTGCGTCCGCTCGAGCATGGCGCCGACATCGTGATCCACTCAGCCACCAAATTCCTTGGCGGGCACGGCACCACGCTCGGCGGTGTGATCGTCGACGGAGGCAAGTTTGAGTGGTCGAAGAACGCCGAGAAGTTCCCCGGGCTCACCGATCCCGATCCCTCTTACAACGGGGTCAGCTATACGGGAGCGGTCGGAGACAGCCTGGCGTTTATCATCAAAGCGCGCGTGCAATTGCTACGCGATATCGGCGCCGCGATCGCTCCCTTCAGTGCGTGGTTGCTGCTGCAGGGCATCGAAACGCTCTCGCTACGCATGGAACGTCACGTTCAAAACGCGCAGGAAATTGCCGAATGGCTTGATGCTCACGAAGACGTTGCGACGGTGTACTACTCAGGACTGCCGACGAGCCCGTGGTATGCGGCCGCCAACACCTATGCCCCGAAGGGCGTCGGCGCGGTGCTCTCCTTCGAACTCAAGGGCGGCGTAGATGCGGGGCGCGCGGTCGTCGAAAATGTGGAGCTGTTCAGCCACGTCGCCAACATCGGCGATGTGCGCAGCCTCATCATTCACCCAGCCTCAACCACTCATTCGCAGCTCAGCCCTGAGCAGCAGCTCAGCGCCGGTGTCACCCCTGGCCTCATCAGGCTCTCGGTCGGTCTTGAGCACATCAACGACATCAAGGCCGATCTTGAGAAGGGCTTTGCTGCGGCCCGCGCGGTCGTGGCCGAGGCGGCAAGCGCGTAA
- a CDS encoding SDR family oxidoreductase → MLKRVVVTGASSGIGAATVRRFAELGWQTVAVARREDRLRALAEETGAHVIVCDVTDEEQVSRLAAEVAASGGATALVNNAGGALGADSVEHSSNDDWRAMFEVNVIGLRSVTAALLPVLREGARKTGWASILNLTSTAGLDAYPGGGGYNAAKFAAHAVTSALRLELAGEPIRVMELAPGLVHTEEFTLNRLRGDAEAAAKPYLDVTPLTADDVARVLVGAFQQPPYVNQDLIVLRPVAQSSVFHTHRGPLAPKV, encoded by the coding sequence GTGCTGAAGCGGGTAGTGGTGACCGGGGCGAGTTCCGGAATTGGGGCGGCGACCGTCCGGCGTTTTGCGGAGCTCGGGTGGCAGACGGTTGCGGTGGCGCGCCGAGAGGATCGCCTGCGGGCGCTCGCTGAAGAAACGGGCGCACACGTGATCGTGTGCGATGTTACCGATGAGGAGCAGGTGTCGCGACTCGCAGCCGAGGTTGCGGCCAGCGGTGGGGCTACGGCGCTCGTCAATAACGCGGGTGGCGCGCTCGGCGCTGACTCCGTCGAGCATTCTTCCAACGACGATTGGCGCGCCATGTTTGAGGTCAACGTCATCGGCCTCCGTTCGGTGACCGCCGCGCTGCTCCCGGTGCTCCGAGAGGGGGCAAGGAAGACAGGCTGGGCGTCGATCCTGAATCTGACCTCGACCGCCGGTCTCGATGCGTACCCGGGTGGCGGTGGCTACAACGCCGCAAAGTTCGCGGCTCACGCGGTGACGAGCGCACTGCGGCTTGAACTGGCCGGCGAGCCGATCCGGGTGATGGAGCTCGCACCGGGCCTTGTGCACACGGAAGAGTTCACGCTCAATCGTTTGCGCGGGGATGCCGAGGCGGCCGCGAAGCCGTATCTTGACGTCACGCCGCTGACGGCTGACGATGTTGCCCGCGTCCTCGTGGGTGCCTTCCAACAGCCGCCGTATGTGAATCAGGATCTCATTGTGCTCCGCCCCGTGGCGCAATCGAGCGTCTTTCACACGCACCGCGGACCCCTCGCGCCGAAAGTGTAG
- a CDS encoding uracil-DNA glycosylase, with product MPKTLSEMAENGIIAADWAEALEPMGSQLGDLGKFLNEERAAGRQILPAGDRILAAFQRPLADVRVLIVGQDPYPTPGHAIGLSFATSADVRPIPRSLQNIYRELHDDLGIAPAAHGDLTAWADQGVLLLNRVLTVRAGDAGSHRRMGWEAFTELAIRALVARGGPLVAILWGNDARSLAPMLRDPVTGREVPRIESPHPSPLSASRGFFGSRPFSRANAALEAQGAAPVDWRV from the coding sequence GTGCCGAAGACGCTGAGCGAGATGGCCGAGAACGGGATCATTGCTGCAGACTGGGCGGAGGCGCTTGAGCCGATGGGTTCCCAGCTCGGGGATCTTGGCAAGTTCTTGAACGAGGAGCGCGCCGCGGGGCGACAGATTCTTCCGGCGGGGGACCGGATCCTCGCCGCCTTCCAGCGACCGCTCGCAGATGTGCGCGTGTTGATTGTGGGCCAGGATCCCTACCCCACTCCCGGACACGCGATCGGACTGTCGTTTGCGACCTCGGCCGACGTGAGGCCGATCCCGCGCAGCCTGCAAAACATCTATCGAGAGTTGCACGATGATCTTGGAATCGCGCCCGCCGCGCACGGCGATCTAACTGCCTGGGCGGACCAGGGGGTGCTGCTCCTCAACCGGGTACTCACCGTGCGCGCGGGCGACGCGGGTTCGCACCGCCGTATGGGATGGGAAGCGTTCACCGAGCTGGCGATCAGGGCGCTCGTGGCGCGCGGCGGTCCGCTCGTCGCGATCCTGTGGGGGAACGATGCGAGATCTCTCGCGCCGATGCTGCGGGATCCCGTGACTGGCAGGGAAGTGCCGAGGATCGAGAGCCCCCACCCGTCCCCGCTTTCCGCGTCGCGCGGTTTCTTTGGTTCGCGACCCTTCAGCCGGGCCAACGCGGCGCTTGAGGCTCAGGGGGCGGCCCCCGTGGATTGGCGGGTCTAG
- a CDS encoding ATP-binding protein, with protein sequence MPVSAYTPRVIDRELAEIFEELPAIALDGAKGVGKTSSAQRLCATQISFDDTEDATLFRADPALLTRMPRPILIDEWQRIPESWDRVRRAVDEDESASQFLLTGSEPPAGTPIHSGAGRIIRLRMRPMSLAERPGLAGMQTVSLGEMLAQTGTPISGTSPLGFDGYIQEICRTGLPGLQGLSPRAHRAALASYVSNTVEHEFEQFGVRLRNPVQLMAWLRAYAAAASTTTSYNNLLDAATAGQSNKPARGTVTSYRDTLEAIRVIEPLLAWSPSVSRLHELAQAPKHHIFDPGVAAHLLDLRAEDLIGVPTRGDLTTRRTRGLNLLGPLFESLATLCLRVYAQASESRVFHLRTHRGLQEIDLIVEKPDGSVMACEVKLAPVVEDSDVKHLLWLREKLGDQAHELAVISTGKHAYRRPDGIAVIPLALLGP encoded by the coding sequence TTGCCTGTCAGTGCTTACACTCCGCGAGTCATAGACCGTGAGCTAGCCGAGATTTTTGAAGAGCTTCCCGCGATTGCTCTTGACGGTGCGAAAGGCGTGGGGAAGACCTCGTCCGCTCAACGACTCTGCGCGACACAAATTTCGTTCGATGACACGGAAGATGCAACGCTGTTTCGGGCAGATCCCGCTTTGCTTACGCGCATGCCCAGGCCGATCCTGATTGATGAATGGCAGCGCATCCCCGAGAGCTGGGATCGAGTGCGACGGGCGGTCGATGAAGATGAGTCTGCGAGTCAGTTCCTATTGACGGGGAGCGAGCCGCCAGCAGGCACTCCGATCCACTCGGGCGCTGGAAGGATTATTCGCCTGCGTATGCGGCCCATGTCGCTTGCGGAACGGCCCGGGCTTGCCGGGATGCAGACAGTTAGCCTTGGGGAGATGCTTGCCCAGACGGGTACTCCTATTTCGGGGACTTCGCCCCTTGGGTTTGACGGGTACATCCAGGAGATTTGCAGGACCGGATTGCCGGGTCTGCAAGGGCTCTCCCCGCGCGCGCACCGCGCCGCACTGGCTTCGTATGTATCAAATACTGTGGAGCATGAGTTTGAACAGTTTGGGGTAAGGCTGAGGAATCCCGTGCAGTTGATGGCATGGTTGCGCGCCTATGCTGCTGCGGCCTCGACCACGACCTCGTACAATAATCTCCTTGACGCCGCAACGGCTGGTCAAAGCAACAAACCTGCCCGGGGCACAGTTACCAGCTACCGGGATACGCTCGAGGCAATTCGTGTGATCGAGCCGCTGCTGGCCTGGAGTCCGAGCGTGAGTAGGCTGCATGAGCTCGCTCAGGCGCCCAAACACCATATCTTCGACCCGGGCGTTGCGGCTCACTTGCTTGATCTTCGGGCAGAAGATCTCATTGGTGTTCCTACTCGCGGAGATTTGACTACTCGACGGACACGGGGCCTCAACCTTCTGGGTCCCCTCTTTGAATCTCTCGCCACGCTGTGTCTTCGGGTATATGCACAGGCGAGCGAGTCGCGAGTTTTTCACTTACGCACGCATCGCGGCCTTCAAGAAATAGACCTTATCGTGGAGAAACCAGACGGATCCGTCATGGCATGCGAAGTAAAACTTGCGCCCGTGGTCGAGGATTCGGACGTTAAACACTTGCTTTGGCTCCGAGAGAAATTGGGTGATCAAGCACATGAACTCGCCGTGATTTCAACAGGAAAACACGCGTACCGGAGGCCCGATGGCATCGCCGTGATCCCTCTCGCGCTGCTGGGACCCTAA
- a CDS encoding agmatinase family protein produces MSHTTPTPAASLAHDPAWPRTGGWPAPAPSERADLALIGIPTSRTSLSRSNAHETPDAVRQALRRYSGHLVAAGLPSARGTEAELVIDEALRIVDAGNVTDPDSEAGEITATAKVAELARLSELVVALGGDNALTVPAALGVAGKSLSTAGIITLDAHHDLRDGRSNGSPVRRLVDAGLDPRRIVQIGIADFANSRAYRQRARDWGITVIHRDELHERPLREITAEALEIAGAAGGPIHVDLDVDVCDRSVAPGCPASIPGGIQAHELRAITRLLATDPRVRGIDIAEVDATADAPDGRTVRLAALCVLEAAAGLAQRLGRATPSSPPQQDRPGSIHR; encoded by the coding sequence ATGAGCCACACCACCCCCACGCCTGCCGCGTCCCTCGCCCACGATCCCGCCTGGCCGCGCACCGGCGGCTGGCCCGCGCCTGCACCCTCCGAGCGGGCGGATCTCGCACTCATAGGGATCCCCACTTCGCGCACCTCCCTCTCCCGCAGCAACGCACACGAGACACCGGATGCCGTGCGGCAGGCCCTCAGGCGATACTCGGGCCACCTGGTCGCCGCAGGCCTTCCCAGCGCCCGCGGAACTGAAGCGGAGCTCGTGATCGACGAGGCACTGCGCATCGTCGACGCAGGCAACGTCACAGATCCCGATTCCGAAGCGGGCGAGATCACCGCAACAGCAAAGGTCGCTGAGCTCGCGCGCCTCTCTGAACTTGTTGTCGCTCTCGGCGGCGACAACGCGCTCACGGTGCCTGCAGCGCTCGGCGTCGCTGGCAAAAGCCTCAGCACCGCTGGCATCATCACCCTCGATGCGCACCACGACCTGCGTGACGGCCGCAGTAATGGCTCCCCCGTGCGCCGGCTTGTGGATGCGGGGCTCGATCCGCGGCGCATTGTGCAGATCGGGATCGCCGACTTTGCGAACTCCCGGGCGTATCGGCAGCGGGCCCGCGACTGGGGTATCACCGTGATCCACCGCGACGAATTGCACGAGCGGCCACTGCGCGAGATCACGGCCGAGGCGCTCGAGATCGCGGGCGCGGCGGGTGGACCCATCCACGTTGATCTCGATGTTGATGTGTGCGACCGATCCGTCGCTCCCGGCTGCCCGGCATCGATCCCGGGCGGGATCCAAGCCCACGAGCTGCGAGCCATCACCCGGCTACTCGCCACCGACCCCAGAGTCCGCGGCATCGATATCGCCGAGGTCGACGCGACCGCTGACGCCCCCGACGGCCGCACCGTGCGCCTCGCCGCCCTCTGCGTACTCGAGGCCGCGGCTGGCCTTGCACAACGACTGGGCCGCGCCACACCCTCCAGTCCGCCGCAGCAAGATCGCCCCGGCTCCATACATCGTTAG
- a CDS encoding aminotransferase class I/II-fold pyridoxal phosphate-dependent enzyme, with protein sequence MSGTFVTPQPRPELMELPAYRAGKPAAVVPGLTPLKLSSNERSEGPSAAVRARLLEEFAFNRYPDPMNTELCVALAARLGVSAEQIVTESGSLGALRLLLDVLIPRSGGGEAPAEIVYPWRSFEAYPILASVAGATGIPVPLAVDGTNDLEAMADAITPHTRAVFVCTPNNPTGPIITREQFADFMRRVPANVLVIVDEAYTEYVDDPEALDGIVAFSEHSNIAVLRTFSKAHGLAGLRVGYAVVSRELADAMWRIRPTFAVTALAERAAVLALADTEGLAAHVAEVQHGRRAIINALRDVGEHPLESQSNFVWFVPRDPDSFEACAARAAISVRRLDGGIRITVGDAAATERVLALIADAEH encoded by the coding sequence ATGTCTGGCACTTTCGTCACACCGCAGCCGCGCCCGGAGCTCATGGAGCTCCCCGCGTACCGCGCCGGGAAACCGGCGGCCGTGGTGCCTGGCCTGACGCCGCTCAAGCTCTCTTCGAACGAGCGAAGTGAGGGGCCGAGCGCGGCCGTTCGTGCGCGGCTACTCGAAGAGTTCGCCTTCAACCGCTACCCGGATCCGATGAACACAGAGTTGTGTGTAGCGCTGGCGGCGCGGCTCGGGGTTTCGGCTGAACAGATTGTCACGGAGAGTGGCAGTCTTGGGGCACTGCGGCTGCTGCTTGACGTGCTGATCCCTCGCAGTGGGGGAGGTGAAGCTCCAGCCGAGATTGTGTACCCCTGGCGGTCCTTCGAGGCCTATCCGATTCTGGCTTCGGTTGCCGGGGCAACCGGGATCCCGGTGCCGCTCGCGGTCGACGGCACGAACGATCTCGAGGCGATGGCCGATGCGATCACACCGCACACGCGTGCGGTGTTTGTGTGCACGCCCAATAACCCGACCGGGCCGATTATCACCCGAGAACAGTTCGCTGATTTTATGCGACGGGTGCCCGCGAACGTGCTGGTGATCGTTGACGAGGCTTACACCGAGTATGTCGATGATCCGGAGGCGCTCGACGGCATCGTGGCGTTCTCCGAACACTCCAATATTGCGGTACTGCGGACCTTCTCCAAAGCTCACGGTCTCGCGGGGCTGCGGGTGGGATATGCGGTGGTGTCTCGGGAACTCGCCGATGCGATGTGGCGGATCCGCCCGACCTTCGCTGTGACGGCTCTCGCCGAGCGTGCGGCGGTGCTTGCTCTGGCGGATACGGAGGGGCTCGCCGCGCACGTCGCCGAAGTTCAGCACGGACGGCGCGCGATCATAAATGCGCTTCGGGATGTGGGGGAGCATCCGCTCGAATCTCAATCCAACTTCGTGTGGTTTGTGCCGAGGGATCCTGACTCGTTTGAAGCGTGTGCGGCTCGCGCCGCGATCTCGGTGCGTCGGCTCGACGGTGGGATCAGAATCACGGTGGGCGACGCCGCAGCGACCGAACGGGTGCTCGCGCTCATCGCCGACGCGGAGCACTGA